A window of Hordeum vulgare subsp. vulgare chromosome 5H, MorexV3_pseudomolecules_assembly, whole genome shotgun sequence genomic DNA:
CATCACTCAAAGGACCAGTCACCTCTCAAGCTTCATATAGCACCACAACCATGTCTGTAGACTCCAGAGCAACTTCTCTGTTTGGTGGAACCCTGACAATAAAGGACCAGTCTATAGTGGCAAAGGTTATAACATACTGTGATCTATGATAGAGCAGCACAGCTACAGTTACTGTCAGCCAGTTTGATGACACATAGTGCTAACTTGTTCTATTGACTGCATTTTCTAACAAGCTATTAACTACCcataatgtaagacgttttttaACACTACACTAGTGTTAAAAAAGTCTTACATTATGGGACGGGGGGAGTACTGTACAAATAAATTGCAGAGTGATGGGATATTTGCAAGTAGCTAGTACTAGAGAGGCATATAACATTTCTCAAATAGGATAGCACGGTAGTTGCACTTTGATACAATGCCAATTACAATGCACACATCATAATAGAAATACTAGCCTCTATCGAGCAACACCTCAAACAGCAAGGGTAACCACATCACCGCAGAAAGTCATAGGCTCAGAGCAACTATGAACATATTCAAACAACAGCAGATCTGAAAGAGCACTGAACTAATTGCAAGCTATTTGCTTCAGCGGGGCTAACAGCTTCTGGGAAGAGCATCCTAACCTGTTCTCGAGGGCATAGCTGATGTAATCGAAGGCGCCCACAAAGCCCACCTCCTTGATAATGTTGGACCCATTGTCGAACAACTGATATGCCTGACCTACTGTTTTCTCCTCCTCCCCTCTTCCCTCCTGACCACCGGCCTCCTCACTAGGCTCAAACGATGGATCGTTTTGCTCACCTCAGGGCACAGGAGTGTAGAAGCTAACAACTGGAATCAAATTACATAAGCCATGATCATCACACACCCTCCTCACCCGCTCTGACTGTAGTTCAATAGTGAAGACGCCAGCAACCGTGGTCACGAAAATGACATTTGCTCCCTCAGCAAAGCCCAACACATCCACTGAACTTGCTGCCTCAATGAGAGCACCATCTGGGAGCAAATTCTCCAAGTAGATGACCCGGCTCATTACCCATCGGGCATCGGCACCTTCAATCACCTCCCTTGTCCACAATTTGAGATGCGGATTCATCTCTTGGCTAACTCCAAGTCCACCGTCCTCCGCCAGCATGATGTTATATCGGCCATCGTACATCGACTCGTAGTTTGGTGGGTCGAAAACAGTCAGGCCGTGCCCTGCAAAGTCATACTCTAGGATGCACCCATCATCAGACATGAAGTAGAGCAGAGACCTCCCAACGAGCACGCTGGAATAAAATGTAAAACACATGGGCAAGTCGTGGAAAATCCAGCTCTGCTCATCCCAGGTGCCCGTTTCCGACGAGTATAGGCGCGTCAACGTGACACACCCCtggtcgtcgccatcgtcttcatcGACGCAGAAGACGAATAGCACTCCAAAAGGGCCTCCCGAGCAGTCCCGGTGGTCACACCCGTCCGCTGCGCAGAAGACGGCCGCGGTCGCGGCCAACGTCGCCTCTTCGTACCGGTAGATGACATCATACGCCACGGGCACGGGTACGCGCTGCTGGGCACCCGTGGTTGGCTCCCACAGGAGGAGTTCCTGTGCATCACCCTTGGACAGGAAGAGGGCGCGGCCGTGGCGGCAGTCAAGGGCCCGCCAGGAGCGGGAGTCCGGAGCGGCGAGGGAGAAGGACGACGCGGTGGTGGGGGTGAAGTGGGGAATGCGGTCGTCGTCACAGCCGTGGAGGAAGCCGAGCACGGGGGGTGTCCGGTGgagctcgtggaggcggcggcggaatCCGGGGGCGGAGACGGCGCAACCCCAGGCCTTGCAGACGAGGGAGGCGCGGAGGAGGCAGGCCGGGTCGTCGggcgggaggcggaggaggatctCTTCGAAGATCTCGTCCGGGATCGGCGGCGGCGCTGCCGCCATGGTGGGGGGCGCTAGGTCTGGCTGTGTGTGTTTGGGGTGTGGATGCGGAGAACGGTGGAATCTGGAATGGCTCGGCCGGTCGAGGAGATTGGGGATTTTGGAGCCTGGCTTTTTCACTTACAAACACATCGTTTTTTGTAAATTTCgtatttcttttcttctatatctatatctatatctatatatatatacctactaataaagcatttattgcttctgtggtacaTCATTAAATTTACCCCTAAAGTTCgtcaaaattacccaccaataccACTCGTAAGTGACAAAAACGATTCGTTATTTGAACTTCGACTTGGCTCTTTTCAAAGGACCTGCTTTCCATATTTTATCACAAGTATAAGGCTAGTTGAACCGGTTGGGTGTGTGCTGTCCCACCCTGAAGACCAAGGTTTGATCCCTATCGCGGCCGAAAACCCTTCTTGTTCTTCTATTTCGCACTTTTTCTACTTGTTTTTCTCTTTTGCCTTTATTTCGATAAACTTTACATAAATATTAATCATAGATTAAAGAAATGTCAAATTTATAGACAAAAAAGTTTCCATATATACAAAAAAtgaacttttcaaaaatgttaatcgtgtatttgaataatgtaaaacatgtatagaaaaaatgttcatgatgcatataaaatatgtaaaatgtgtattaAAAAATTAGACATCAAAACTGAATAATGTTTCTGATGTCACACGCGAAAAAATGTttctaatgtataaaaaatatactATGTTGTTTATACAAGCTTTACGTGAACAAATGGCTTAgctttgatttttcatatatataaactgttttgctaattattattTTAAGAATATCGATATTTATACGCAACCTGGAACATTTGGTATGCATGTACTTACAAATTGATTGTTTTCGATGAAGCTGTCTAATATGTTTGCAACCAAATTAAGACTTTACTTagattacaaatgcaaacacatatatcagcaagataaaaaataatgttcttatgcatatgctatcattaattaacaaaacatactttgccattttcatcataattcaaataatgttcatgcatttcaagaaatgtcctaaaattttaagaaCATAATGTGATTATCACAATTGGAGATTATGaaattttttctcccgttgcaacgcacgggccttttttgccataataataaaaaagcatcgatggcttctgtcgtccgtcgtcgtATTTTTACACAAAAGTCCATGTAGTTTTTTAAAATTAACCTGCATTTAATGTTTAAGTCAAACTGAAAAACGTTTCGTTTTTGTAGAACAACCCCCCTTCCCGTGGTTACtagaaatcaacccgcagtacgACCCACACTGTGAGGGAAAAAAAGGGTGTCTTCCTCCCGTGCCCGCGGTCCCTTATCTCTTCTCCCAACAGACACAAAGACATAGCCGTTGTCGGCCTTCGTTCGAGAGGAAGGCGAGATATGGTCCGCCGCCCATTAGAGAGGGATACCACTCCTCCTTCTTACTAGCTTCCCCTAATCCTGCCAGGGCGCCTCCGACTCTCCTCGCCACGTCCGGAGATGTCGGGCAACCGCGTGCACCGATCCGACTCTTTTCCAATCATCTCCCATGGCCCGCCCATTGTTCCATCCGGAGGAAGCAGGGCGATGTTGTTGGCAGTGTAGCACCGGGTCAACGTACACACCAACGGAATACCATGTCCGCTCGCGACGGATCACGAACTGGTTCCCCACGCTTGACGCTCCCTCTCAGATGGGTTGGACCAGCGCGCCGCGCCAGCTACCCCCATCATCGGCCCGGAGAACACCCGCTGGCCCGGCTACTCCATCATGTCCCTCACCTTCCTCCTGCACTCCACCACCGGATCCCTCTGAGGTAGCAGCAAAGAATGTAGAGGGGTTGAAGTTGAGGGAGGAATTAAATTTGAACGAAACATGGAGTCTTATGCAGGGGAGGTCAGGGGAGAGAACTCACCATGGCCGTGTAGCCGGACATCCTACATGTTGTGGccgtgagaaagagagatttccTAGAGCGGGAGGGAGGTGAGCTCACCCCGCGCAGGAGATGTCACCGCCGAGCTCCAACACGTGAGTTAGTACATGCAATCGGTGGTGTGCTCGATTGGAGGGATGGGGACGACCAGCACGGGAAGGAAGGTAGCCGTAGGGGATGTGGGAGGTAGTGGCCTTGGCTGTGTGTGTTTGGGGTGTGGATGCGGAGATGCCGGGCAACCGCGTGCACCGATCCGACTCTTTTCCAATCATCTCCCATGGTCCGCCCATTGTTCCATCCGGAGGAAGCAGGGCGATGTTTTTTTTTGGAAAGGGAGGCTtgacctccggcctctgcatcaatcgatgcatgcagccatattattaaaaTAACAAAGTATAATCCAGGTTCCAAAGTAAATTGCATCTCGCAATGAacaaattaaaaataaaagagCGAACTGCCGCATCCGGCGAAAATAATAATAGACTccgatgcctatacacctagtctattactaacattccatccaaaccggttgaagataacccgtgcggccatctttcatcggttgcacccagtatccataagctccctggagtccacatgactgagtaatgaccacgtaTGGATCCAATAAGTTGCTCTGTAaatgacctgcaaaaagttatTGAATTTGTTGCCATTAAAAATCAAaccttttttttttgaaagttaGCAGAAGAGCTGCTAAGATTCTATTGCAGTAGGGATGTCAATGGCAACAATAGGAATACAAGAGTAGGAAGGAATGAAAAGGGAGGAAAAGAAAagacaagacaagaaaaactaaagCAACAGCTCGGCTGTAGCTTTGCACAACCGACCATGAAACCAAAAGACTAGCCTAACTCAGCCAAAACTAAAGCAACAGCTCGGCTGTAGCTTTGCACAACCGACCATGAAACCAAAAGACTAGCCTAACTCAGCCAAAGAAAAACTAAAGCAACAGCTCGGCTGTAGCTTTGCACAACCGATCATGAAACCAAAAGACTAGCCTAACTCAGCTCGGATCGAAGGTGATGGGGCAACCCGCCAACTTCCAAATTGATGCTTCATCCCTGAACAATACCACCGCAGCCGACACTGTCCTCTCCTTATGCTCAAAAATCCTCCTATTCCGCTCTCCCCATATGGCCCAGCAAGTGAGCAACCATTTCTGGTGTTCCATATAACCCAAAAAAGAGCACATATTCCTGCACGGCGATGTTGTTGGCAGTGCAGCACCGGGTCAGAGTACACACCAGCGGAATACCATGTCCGCTCGCGACGGATCACGAACTGGTTCCCCACGCTTGACGCTCCCTCTCAGATGGGTTGGACCAGCGCGCCGCGCCAGCTACCCCCACCATCGGCCCGGAGAACAGCCGCTGGCCCGGCTACTCCATCATGTCCCTCACCTTCCTCCTGCACTCCACCACCGGATCCCTCTGAGGTAGCAGCAAAGAATGTAGAGGGGTTGAAGCTGAGGGAGGAATTAAATTTGAACGAAACATGGAGTCTTATGCAGGGGAGGTCAGGGGAGAGAACTCACCATGGCCGTGTAGCCGGACATCCTACATGTTGTGAccgtgagaaagagagatttccTAGAGCGGGAGGGAGGTGAGCTCACCCCGCGCAGGAGATGTCACCGCCGAGCTCCAACACGTGAGTTAGTACATGCAATCGGTGGTGTGCTCGATTGGAGGGATGGGGACGACCAGCACGGGAAGGAAGGTAGCCGTAGGGGATGTGGGAGGTAGTGGCCTTGGCTGTGTGTGTTTGGGGTGTGGATGCGGAGATGCCGGGCAACCGCGTGCACCGGTCCGACTCTTTTCCAATCATCTCCCATGGTCCGCCCATTGTTCCATCCGGAGGAAGCAGGGCGATGTTTTTTTTTGGAAAGGGAGGCTtgacctccggcctctgcatcaatcgatgcatgcagccatattattaaaaTAACAAAGTATAATCCTGGTTCCAAAGT
This region includes:
- the LOC123453147 gene encoding uncharacterized protein LOC123453147: MAAAPPPIPDEIFEEILLRLPPDDPACLLRASLVCKAWGCAVSAPGFRRRLHELHRTPPVLGFLHGCDDDRIPHFTPTTASSFSLAAPDSRSWRALDCRHGRALFLSKGDAQELLLWEPTTGAQQRVPVPVAYDVIYRYEEATLAATAAVFCAADGCDHRDCSGGPFGVLFVFCVDEDDGDDQGCVTLTRLYSSETGTWDEQSWIFHDLPMCFTFYSSVLVGRSLLYFMSDDGCILEYDFAGHGLTVFDPPNYESMYDGRYNIMLAEDGGLGVSQEMNPHLKLWTREVIEGADARWVMSRVIYLENLLPDGALIEAASSVDVLGFAEGANVIFVTTVAGVFTIELQSERVRRVCDDHGLCNLIPVVSFYTPVP